In Acinetobacter sp. TGL-Y2, a genomic segment contains:
- the cyoD gene encoding cytochrome o ubiquinol oxidase subunit IV translates to MMSHDHNTAEASHGNAKQYTIGFIVSVLLTVVPFYMAMNPEDFSRGAIIAVIGITAVAQVLVQLVYFLHMNSSAEQRWNVIAFIYTILTIAVLMVGSVWIMNYLHSNMMI, encoded by the coding sequence ATAATGAGTCACGATCACAATACTGCTGAAGCTTCACACGGTAACGCGAAGCAATACACCATTGGTTTCATCGTCTCTGTTCTGTTGACTGTAGTACCCTTCTACATGGCAATGAACCCTGAAGATTTTAGCCGTGGTGCGATTATCGCGGTTATCGGTATTACAGCTGTTGCGCAGGTTCTTGTTCAATTGGTTTACTTCTTGCACATGAACTCATCTGCTGAACAGCGTTGGAACGTGATTGCATTTATCTATACAATTCTGACTATTGCGGTTCTTATGGTTGGTTCTGTGTGGATCATGAACTACTTACATTCTAATATGATGATCTAA
- the cyoC gene encoding cytochrome o ubiquinol oxidase subunit III: MAEVLHHENHEHDEHHHDDTDITVFGFWTYLMSDLILFGTLFIAFAVLSSHIPPGTPSAKDLFGDSLGFVLTETFALLISSVTFGFAVLAAYKKNVNQVLAWLAVTFVFGASFIGMELYEFNHLVHAGHGPTTSAFLSAFFTLVGTHGIHVTSGLVWMIVLMIQIKKNGLTTINTRRLACLSLFWHFLDIVWICVFSVVYLMGVI, translated from the coding sequence ATGGCTGAAGTACTTCATCACGAAAACCATGAGCATGATGAGCATCATCACGATGATACTGACATCACGGTCTTTGGTTTTTGGACTTACTTGATGAGTGACTTGATTTTATTCGGTACACTCTTCATTGCGTTCGCTGTATTAAGCAGTCATATTCCACCTGGAACACCAAGTGCGAAAGATCTGTTTGGAGATTCTCTCGGTTTTGTTTTAACTGAGACCTTTGCTCTTTTGATCTCTTCAGTAACATTTGGTTTTGCAGTGCTTGCTGCTTACAAAAAGAATGTAAACCAAGTTTTGGCTTGGCTTGCTGTGACTTTTGTGTTCGGTGCGTCGTTCATCGGTATGGAACTTTATGAATTCAATCATTTAGTTCACGCTGGTCATGGACCTACCACAAGTGCGTTTTTATCTGCGTTCTTTACCTTAGTCGGTACGCATGGTATTCACGTCACTTCAGGTTTGGTATGGATGATCGTGTTAATGATTCAAATCAAGAAAAATGGTTTGACTACAATCAACACACGTCGTCTTGCATGCCTAAGCTTATTTTGGCACTTCCTTGACATCGTATGGATCTGCGTATTTAGCGTAGTGTACTTGATGGGAGTAATATAA